Proteins encoded within one genomic window of Prochlorococcus marinus str. MIT 9515:
- the lepB gene encoding signal peptidase I has translation MPNLLEKKSSIKNDFKNLFIWIIISLIIRWQVIEPRWIPSGSMLPTLQIQDKILVEKITPKITSKSNLSKFKNKIIVFNVPEQLIKAGYESDIALIKRVIGTPGDKIEVKEGNLYINDIVQNNYISDSNIDYSTGPYVVPESSLWVMGDNRNNSMDSHVWGFLPYEKVIGKAIFRYWPLKDIGPIKFPSLNKIV, from the coding sequence ATGCCAAATCTACTAGAAAAAAAAAGTTCAATCAAAAATGATTTTAAAAATCTTTTTATTTGGATAATAATTTCTTTAATTATACGATGGCAAGTAATTGAACCAAGATGGATCCCCTCAGGATCTATGCTACCTACCCTTCAAATCCAAGACAAAATATTGGTTGAGAAAATAACTCCTAAAATAACCTCCAAATCAAACCTATCAAAATTTAAAAATAAAATAATTGTTTTTAATGTTCCTGAACAATTAATTAAAGCTGGGTATGAATCAGATATTGCATTAATCAAAAGGGTTATTGGAACCCCCGGGGACAAAATTGAAGTAAAAGAAGGTAATTTATACATAAATGATATTGTTCAAAATAATTATATTTCTGATAGTAATATTGATTATTCAACTGGTCCATATGTTGTTCCAGAGAGTTCATTGTGGGTAATGGGAGACAACAGAAATAACAGCATGGACTCACATGTATGGGGATTTCTTCCTTATGAAAAAGTTATAGGAAAAGCTATTTTTAGATATTGGCCATTAAAAGATATTGGGCCTATTAAATTCCCTAGTCTTAATAAAATAGTATAA